The following proteins come from a genomic window of Streptomyces sp. Sge12:
- a CDS encoding ADP-ribosylglycohydrolase family protein, with amino-acid sequence MTPDSTPERRYARAMSSLRGLALGDALGSQYFVPVNYPLLKRRELPAGAGTWQWTDDTEMACSVVAVLADHGRIDQDALALSFAHHHDFDRGYGPAVNRMLRLVREGQDWRTLAAELFNGQGSWGNGAAMRIAPLGAWYADDPEQATHQAEISAYTTHQHREAVCGAMAVAAAAALAASTDGPPKASDLLDGVIALVPRSAVGAGLRRARDMLDYGDATTVAAVLGCGRRTSAHDTVPFALWSAARALDDYERAFWTTAQVGGDVDTTCAIVGGVLGARGDDVLPAAWLARTEALPAWLPEVAAG; translated from the coding sequence ATGACGCCTGATTCCACTCCCGAACGGCGCTACGCGCGCGCCATGTCCAGCCTGCGCGGGCTGGCGCTGGGTGACGCCCTGGGCTCCCAGTACTTCGTCCCCGTGAACTACCCGCTCCTCAAGCGGCGCGAGCTGCCCGCCGGCGCCGGCACGTGGCAGTGGACCGACGACACCGAGATGGCCTGCTCGGTGGTGGCCGTGCTCGCCGATCACGGCCGTATCGACCAGGACGCGCTCGCGCTCTCCTTCGCCCACCACCACGATTTCGACCGCGGCTACGGGCCCGCGGTGAACCGGATGCTGCGTCTGGTGCGGGAGGGGCAGGACTGGCGCACGCTGGCCGCCGAACTCTTCAACGGGCAGGGCTCGTGGGGCAACGGCGCCGCCATGCGCATCGCGCCGCTGGGCGCCTGGTACGCGGACGACCCGGAGCAGGCCACGCACCAGGCGGAGATCTCCGCCTACACCACCCACCAGCACCGCGAGGCCGTGTGCGGGGCGATGGCCGTCGCCGCGGCGGCCGCGCTCGCGGCGAGTACGGACGGCCCGCCGAAGGCGTCCGACCTGCTGGACGGGGTGATCGCGCTGGTGCCGCGCAGCGCCGTGGGCGCCGGGCTGCGGCGCGCCCGGGACATGCTGGACTACGGCGACGCCACCACGGTCGCGGCGGTGCTGGGCTGCGGGCGCCGTACGAGCGCGCACGACACCGTGCCGTTCGCCCTGTGGTCGGCGGCCCGGGCGCTGGACGACTACGAGAGGGCGTTCTGGACCACCGCACAGGTGGGCGGGGACGTCGACACGACCTGCGCGATCGTCGGCGGAGTGCTGGGCGCGCGCGGGGACGACGTGCTGCCGGCCGCGTGGTTGGCGCGTACGGAGGCCCTGCCGGCCTGGCTGCCGGAGGTCGCGGCGGGCTGA
- a CDS encoding histidine phosphatase family protein: protein MVRPRRIVLVRHGESEGNADDTVYEREPDHALRLTRNGREQASAAGVRLRELFGDETISAYVSPYRRTLQTFRELRLDPTRVRMREEPRLREQDWGNWQDRDDVRLQKAYRDAYGHFFYRFAQGESGADVYDRVGSFLESLYRSFEAPDHPENVLLVTHGLTMRLFCMRWFHWSVAEFEALSNPGNAEYRVLLLGPDGRYRMDRPFERWTTPEPYDLDG, encoded by the coding sequence GGAAACGCCGACGACACGGTGTACGAGAGGGAGCCCGACCACGCCCTGCGGCTGACCCGCAACGGGCGCGAGCAGGCTTCGGCGGCCGGAGTCCGGCTGCGCGAGCTCTTCGGCGACGAGACGATCAGCGCGTACGTCTCCCCCTACCGGCGGACCCTGCAGACCTTCCGGGAGCTCCGGCTGGACCCCACGCGGGTGCGGATGCGCGAGGAGCCCCGCCTGCGCGAGCAGGACTGGGGGAACTGGCAGGACCGGGACGACGTACGGCTGCAGAAGGCGTACCGGGACGCGTACGGGCACTTCTTCTACCGCTTCGCCCAGGGCGAGTCGGGGGCCGACGTCTACGACCGGGTCGGGTCCTTCCTGGAAAGCCTCTATCGCAGCTTCGAGGCCCCCGACCACCCCGAGAACGTGCTGCTCGTGACGCACGGGCTGACGATGCGGCTCTTCTGCATGCGCTGGTTCCACTGGTCCGTGGCCGAATTCGAGGCCCTGTCCAATCCGGGCAACGCCGAATACCGTGTCCTCCTGCTCGGCCCGGACGGAAGGTACCGGATGGACCGCCCGTTTGAGCGGTGGACCACACCCGAGCCTTATGACCTGGACGGCTAG